The following proteins come from a genomic window of Polyangiaceae bacterium:
- a CDS encoding NUDIX domain-containing protein, with the protein MNVRVAIALVWRDGRLLVSRRRAGAHLAGKLEFPGGKLRPGETAAAAAEREVLEETGVVCRALGQRPPVEFSYPDRTVTLLPIDAEWQSGDGEPREVDDVSWLSPEDLIAEDFPAANAGLIAELKRR; encoded by the coding sequence ATGAACGTGCGCGTCGCCATCGCCTTGGTCTGGCGCGACGGCCGTCTGTTGGTGTCGCGTCGGCGCGCCGGCGCACACCTCGCGGGCAAGCTCGAGTTCCCGGGCGGCAAGCTCCGCCCCGGCGAGACCGCCGCCGCGGCCGCAGAGCGCGAGGTGCTCGAGGAAACCGGCGTCGTGTGTCGCGCCCTCGGCCAGCGCCCGCCCGTCGAGTTCTCGTACCCCGATCGCACGGTCACACTGCTCCCCATCGACGCCGAATGGCAGAGCGGCGACGGCGAGCCCCGCGAGGTCGACGACGTCAGCTGGCTCTCGCCGGAAGATCTCATCGCAGAGGATTTCCCGGCGGCCAACGCCGGCCTGATCGCCGAGCTCAAACGCCGCTGA
- a CDS encoding NADH-quinone oxidoreductase subunit C codes for MAKALVELLRKHHSHAVLETHALRGDETVVIAPEHWLEVARFLRDDPRASMEMLVDLTCVDYPDREPRFEVVAHLLSLSKGHRLRIKSRVGSEEGDDAEIDSLTELWGSANWAEREAFDMFGVRFKNHPDLRRILLYPEFSGHPLRKDYPANKIQPLVPFREVDNIQKLPPFGPDEGMPFGRQSFDVVGEEDDVLVATDKERMS; via the coding sequence ATGGCCAAGGCACTCGTCGAGCTTCTGCGGAAGCACCATTCACACGCCGTGCTCGAGACCCACGCTCTGCGCGGTGACGAAACCGTCGTGATCGCTCCGGAGCACTGGCTGGAGGTCGCGCGCTTCTTGAGGGACGACCCCCGCGCGTCCATGGAAATGCTCGTGGACCTCACCTGCGTGGACTACCCCGATCGGGAGCCGCGCTTCGAGGTGGTCGCCCACCTGCTGTCGCTGTCCAAGGGGCACCGCTTGCGGATCAAGTCTCGCGTCGGCAGCGAAGAGGGCGACGACGCCGAGATCGACAGCCTCACGGAGCTGTGGGGCTCGGCCAACTGGGCGGAGCGCGAAGCCTTCGACATGTTCGGCGTGCGCTTCAAGAACCACCCGGATCTGCGACGAATCCTGCTGTATCCGGAGTTTTCGGGGCACCCCCTGCGCAAGGACTACCCAGCCAACAAGATCCAGCCGCTGGTGCCCTTCCGCGAGGTGGACAACATCCAGAAGCTCCCGCCCTTCGGCCCTGACGAGGGCATGCCCTTCGGGCGCCAGAGCTTCGACGTGGTGGGGGAAGAAGACGACGTCCTGGTCGCCACCGACAAGGAGCGGATGAGCTGA
- a CDS encoding cyclic nucleotide-binding domain-containing protein — MALVSRSSVPPKSGELAASGDPLLGKLTEGDRETLAPYLERIELSPGAEIVREGETDRAMYFVLGGTARISRGGLELREVRHGDHFGELALIAGRPRAATITSNTRLSVALLTFERYRDLSREHPGLALRLVQELVSGVADRLLEMTDSVGLLLSERSLPRRTAVSVRVGGKVLSTPTGTPLSKLLPDSVEGRQVVAALVDRKALSLCAPVSSDCAVEPLTIDHAEGPRIYRLSQALVLLEAAQKLRPLLDLRMENSVGFAQRVQVPALPPEELGPLAHALEAEMRRVVEGDAPLREEQWTVDEARAYFASRGWDDLATLLETWRAPAVPLVAYGEVYALRLGPMLPSTGALSTSFRVLADESGLLMVYSRPARIHELATSEGNAPQVPASLLEQAREVSRQANLMTRKQSRWLDTLHVTSIGAFNRACIDGDVSQLIRVSEGFQEKRISRIADAILNRGPAVKVVTIAGPSSSGKTTFIKRLKVQLQVIGINPVGLSLDDYYVDREDTPKDDKGEYDYEAFEALRTDLLADHFRRLLSGETVKTAHYDFSTGTSHPTGGPDIHLGPKDILMLEGIHGLNPRLLDGIPEQSAFRIFACPLAQLPFDRLTRVHASDVRLLRRIVRDRHSRGYTAAANILRWTSVRDGERKHIFPFQHHADEVFDSSLIYELSVLKVFAERYLLEVPQSHPAYTTAFRLLALLDRFVTIYPDHVPPTSILREFIGGSGFEY, encoded by the coding sequence ATGGCCCTCGTCAGCCGCAGCAGCGTCCCCCCGAAGTCCGGCGAGCTCGCCGCCTCCGGAGATCCGCTCCTCGGCAAGCTGACGGAAGGCGATCGCGAAACCCTTGCGCCCTATCTGGAGCGCATCGAGCTTTCACCGGGCGCGGAAATCGTACGCGAGGGCGAGACCGATCGTGCCATGTACTTCGTGCTCGGCGGAACGGCGCGCATCAGCCGCGGAGGGCTCGAGCTGCGGGAGGTGCGCCATGGAGATCACTTCGGCGAGCTGGCGCTGATCGCCGGGCGCCCGCGAGCAGCGACGATCACCTCCAACACGCGCCTCAGCGTCGCCCTGCTCACCTTCGAGCGCTATCGAGATCTCTCCCGCGAGCACCCCGGCCTCGCCCTCCGGCTGGTGCAGGAGCTGGTGAGCGGCGTGGCGGATCGCCTGCTGGAGATGACCGACAGCGTCGGCCTGTTGCTCTCCGAGCGCTCGCTGCCGCGGCGCACCGCGGTGAGCGTGCGCGTCGGCGGCAAGGTGCTGTCCACCCCCACTGGTACGCCGCTGTCCAAGCTCTTGCCCGACAGCGTGGAAGGACGCCAGGTGGTCGCAGCGCTGGTGGATCGCAAGGCGCTCTCCTTGTGCGCGCCGGTTTCGTCGGACTGCGCGGTGGAGCCGCTCACCATCGATCACGCCGAGGGCCCGCGAATCTATCGCCTGAGCCAGGCGCTGGTGCTGCTCGAGGCCGCGCAGAAGCTCCGCCCGCTGCTCGACCTGCGCATGGAAAACTCCGTCGGTTTCGCCCAGCGCGTGCAGGTGCCCGCGCTGCCCCCGGAGGAGCTCGGCCCCCTGGCGCACGCGCTGGAAGCGGAGATGCGCCGCGTGGTGGAGGGCGACGCGCCGCTTCGGGAAGAGCAGTGGACGGTGGACGAGGCGCGCGCCTACTTCGCCTCCCGCGGCTGGGACGACCTGGCGACGCTGCTGGAGACTTGGCGCGCTCCGGCAGTCCCACTGGTCGCATATGGCGAGGTCTACGCCCTACGCCTCGGACCCATGCTGCCGAGCACCGGCGCCCTCTCTACGAGCTTTCGGGTGCTGGCGGACGAGAGCGGCCTGTTGATGGTGTACTCGCGCCCGGCGCGCATCCACGAGCTCGCCACCAGCGAGGGCAACGCGCCGCAGGTTCCCGCGAGCCTCCTCGAGCAAGCGCGGGAGGTCTCGCGTCAGGCCAACCTGATGACCCGCAAGCAGAGCCGCTGGCTCGACACGCTGCACGTCACCAGCATCGGCGCCTTCAACCGCGCCTGCATCGACGGCGACGTGTCCCAGCTGATCCGCGTCTCCGAGGGCTTCCAGGAAAAGCGCATCAGCCGCATCGCCGACGCCATCCTGAACCGCGGCCCCGCAGTGAAAGTGGTCACCATCGCGGGCCCGTCGTCCTCCGGGAAGACGACCTTCATCAAGCGCCTCAAGGTGCAGCTGCAGGTCATCGGCATCAACCCCGTGGGCCTCAGCCTGGACGACTACTACGTGGATCGGGAAGACACCCCCAAGGACGACAAGGGCGAGTACGACTACGAGGCCTTCGAAGCGCTCCGCACGGACTTGCTGGCCGACCACTTCCGTCGCCTCCTCAGCGGAGAAACCGTCAAGACCGCCCACTACGACTTCTCCACCGGGACCAGCCACCCGACGGGCGGCCCGGACATTCACCTGGGTCCCAAGGACATCTTGATGCTCGAGGGCATCCACGGCCTGAACCCGCGCCTGCTCGACGGCATCCCCGAGCAGAGCGCGTTCCGCATCTTCGCCTGTCCCCTCGCCCAGCTGCCCTTCGATCGCCTCACGCGCGTGCACGCCTCCGACGTGCGTCTGCTCCGGCGCATCGTCCGCGACCGCCACTCGCGAGGCTACACCGCCGCCGCCAACATCCTGCGCTGGACCAGCGTCCGCGACGGCGAGCGCAAGCACATCTTCCCGTTCCAGCACCACGCCGACGAAGTGTTCGACTCGTCGCTCATCTACGAGCTCTCGGTGCTCAAGGTGTTCGCCGAGCGCTATCTGCTCGAGGTTCCGCAATCTCACCCGGCGTACACCACGGCCTTCCGCCTGCTCGCGCTGCTGGATCGCTTCGTGACCATCTACCCGGATCACGTCCCGCCCACCTCCATCCTGCGCGAGTTCATCGGCGGCAGCGGCTTCGAATACTGA
- the mutY gene encoding A/G-specific adenine glycosylase, whose product MSQPLLRWYARVKRDLPWRRTRDPYAIWVSEVMLQQTQVATVIPYYERWLRRFPNVQALAQADEDAVLHAWQGLGYYSRARGLLSGARAVVERHAGKIPADLTELLALPGVGPYTAGAIASIAHGLRAAVVDGNVKRVLTRLYALRGDPARAPLHQELWSRAEALVPEGQASDFNQALMELGATVCTPKAPRCCECPLQRRCQAFALGLTEALPESKKRPKTTAVHMAAAVVERRGRLLLVRVPDSASRWAGMWQFPNVELSRDEPPEAGARRAARTQTGHDVNVAERLTVVKHGVTRYRITLEAFHCTPRGRGTDARATDATLAWKTLAELSALALPAAHARIARALA is encoded by the coding sequence GTGAGTCAGCCGCTGCTCCGCTGGTATGCCCGCGTGAAGCGCGACCTGCCCTGGCGCCGCACGCGCGATCCCTACGCCATCTGGGTGAGCGAGGTGATGCTGCAGCAAACCCAGGTGGCGACGGTGATCCCGTACTACGAGCGCTGGTTGCGCCGCTTTCCGAACGTCCAGGCGCTGGCGCAGGCGGACGAGGACGCCGTGCTGCACGCCTGGCAGGGCCTCGGCTACTACTCTCGCGCCCGTGGGCTGTTGTCCGGCGCCCGCGCCGTGGTCGAGCGCCACGCCGGAAAAATCCCCGCAGATCTGACGGAGCTTCTCGCCCTGCCCGGGGTGGGGCCGTACACCGCCGGCGCCATCGCATCCATCGCCCACGGGCTTCGCGCGGCGGTGGTCGACGGCAACGTGAAACGCGTGCTCACCCGCCTCTATGCTCTCCGCGGCGATCCTGCTCGCGCGCCGCTGCATCAAGAGCTGTGGTCCCGCGCGGAGGCGCTGGTGCCCGAAGGCCAGGCGTCGGACTTCAACCAGGCCTTGATGGAGCTCGGCGCCACGGTGTGCACGCCCAAAGCGCCGCGCTGCTGCGAGTGCCCGCTCCAAAGGCGCTGCCAGGCGTTCGCCCTCGGCCTCACGGAGGCATTGCCGGAGTCGAAGAAGCGACCCAAGACCACCGCGGTGCACATGGCCGCAGCTGTGGTCGAGCGGCGCGGACGGTTACTCCTGGTGCGGGTGCCGGACTCCGCGTCGCGCTGGGCCGGCATGTGGCAGTTCCCGAACGTGGAGCTCTCCCGCGACGAGCCTCCGGAAGCCGGCGCCCGCCGCGCCGCCCGCACCCAGACGGGCCACGACGTGAACGTCGCCGAGCGCCTCACGGTGGTGAAGCACGGCGTCACGCGCTACCGCATCACCCTGGAAGCCTTTCATTGCACGCCGCGCGGCCGCGGCACGGATGCCCGCGCCACAGACGCAACACTCGCCTGGAAGACCCTCGCGGAGCTGTCTGCCCTGGCGCTCCCCGCCGCGCACGCCCGCATCGCAAGAGCCCTCGCATGA
- a CDS encoding GFA family protein has translation MERLGGGCHCGAVRFRVTVRRFDALDCNCSICRKKGFVHLIVPVDDFELTSGADQLATYEFNTRIAKHKFCRVCGIHPFYTPRSHPDSVDVNVRCLDDDALARFSIEPFDGENWEDNVERIR, from the coding sequence ATGGAGCGCCTCGGCGGCGGCTGCCACTGCGGCGCAGTGCGCTTCCGCGTGACGGTGCGACGCTTCGACGCCCTCGACTGCAACTGCTCCATCTGCCGCAAGAAGGGCTTCGTCCATCTCATCGTTCCTGTCGACGACTTCGAGCTCACGTCCGGCGCAGATCAGCTAGCGACCTACGAGTTCAACACTCGAATCGCGAAGCACAAGTTCTGCCGCGTGTGTGGCATACATCCGTTCTACACGCCGCGTTCGCATCCCGATTCGGTGGACGTGAACGTGCGCTGCCTGGACGACGACGCTCTCGCGCGATTTTCGATCGAGCCCTTCGATGGCGAAAACTGGGAAGACAACGTCGAGCGCATCCGCTGA
- a CDS encoding MBL fold metallo-hydrolase, with amino-acid sequence MKVHHLNCATMCPLGGRLLSGTGKLTTPAKLVCHVLLIETDDGLVLVDTGLGLPDVADPAGRLGREFVAMARPKQDPSETAIRQVQDLGFAPSDVRHILLTHLDLDHAGGLGDFPSATVHLTADEHDAAVHPRTRLERQRYRPVQWAHDPKWALYRPGGERWFGFECVRQLEGLPPEILLVPLRGHSRGHSAVVVDTGPRWLLHAGDAYFHRGEMDPDRRRCPPLLDVFQRIVEIDGPARLKNQERLRALVRENSDKVRVFSAHDPVELERCRERAEG; translated from the coding sequence ATGAAGGTCCATCACCTGAACTGCGCCACGATGTGCCCCCTGGGGGGTCGTCTGCTGAGCGGCACGGGCAAGCTCACCACCCCCGCCAAGCTCGTGTGCCACGTGCTGTTGATCGAAACCGACGACGGCTTGGTGTTGGTGGACACCGGCTTGGGGCTGCCCGACGTCGCCGATCCCGCCGGTCGCCTCGGACGCGAGTTCGTGGCCATGGCGCGTCCCAAGCAGGATCCGTCCGAGACGGCGATCCGCCAGGTACAGGACTTGGGCTTCGCGCCGTCCGACGTGCGGCACATCTTGCTCACGCATTTGGATCTGGACCACGCCGGCGGTCTCGGAGATTTCCCGAGCGCCACGGTGCACCTCACCGCCGACGAACACGATGCGGCGGTGCACCCACGCACGCGTCTCGAGCGGCAGCGCTACCGTCCGGTGCAGTGGGCCCACGATCCGAAATGGGCGCTGTACCGCCCGGGCGGCGAGCGCTGGTTCGGCTTCGAGTGCGTGCGCCAGCTCGAGGGCCTGCCGCCGGAGATCTTGCTCGTGCCGCTCCGCGGTCACTCCCGCGGACACAGCGCCGTCGTGGTCGACACCGGCCCCCGCTGGCTGCTCCACGCGGGGGATGCCTACTTCCACCGCGGCGAGATGGATCCCGATCGCCGCCGCTGCCCGCCCTTGCTCGACGTGTTCCAGCGCATCGTGGAGATCGACGGCCCCGCGCGGCTCAAGAACCAGGAGCGGCTCCGGGCCCTGGTCCGGGAAAATTCGGACAAAGTGCGGGTATTTTCCGCGCACGACCCGGTGGAGCTCGAGCGCTGCCGGGAGCGCGCGGAAGGCTGA
- the ndhC gene encoding NADH-quinone oxidoreductase subunit A, with the protein MLSLYLPMFILFAIAGTICVVMFAGGALLGPKNPTPEKLMPYECGNDTQGARGIKMSVKFYLTAILFVVFDIEAVFLYPWAALFKGLGWVGFSTMLGFIVALIVALAYCWKKGALEWES; encoded by the coding sequence ATGCTCTCGCTCTACCTGCCCATGTTCATCCTGTTCGCCATCGCAGGAACGATCTGCGTGGTGATGTTCGCTGGCGGCGCTCTACTCGGACCCAAGAATCCGACGCCCGAGAAGCTCATGCCGTACGAGTGCGGCAACGACACTCAGGGCGCTCGCGGCATCAAGATGAGCGTCAAGTTCTACCTGACTGCCATCTTGTTCGTGGTGTTCGACATCGAGGCGGTGTTCCTCTACCCCTGGGCGGCGCTGTTCAAGGGCCTCGGGTGGGTCGGCTTCAGCACCATGCTCGGCTTCATCGTCGCGCTGATCGTGGCTCTCGCATACTGCTGGAAGAAGGGAGCCCTCGAATGGGAGAGCTGA
- a CDS encoding GTPase translates to MSSERRRVLVLGAAGRDFHDFQLVFRDDPGVEVVAFTAAQLPNIAGRRYPAELAGKLYPSGIPILEEAGWEELVRRERVDEVVFAYSDVPHGTIMDYAERAVALGADFRLLGTRPTMLRSEKPVVSVCAVRTGVGKSPTSRYVARTLREMGKRVAVVRHPMPYGDLAAQAVQRFATLADMAAADCTIEEREEYEPHVEMGGVVFAGVDYERILRAAEAEADVVLWDGGNNDLPFFVPDLEIVLVDPHRPGDELAYYPGEANLLRADVVVLTKLDSADPDKADAVRRSVARLNPGATVVESEMPAVVEGAEKLRGARALVIEDGPTLTHGGMRYGAGVLAARAAGVKELVDPRPHAVGSLKDTFARYPHLSELLPAMGYGKEQVDELSETIRGAKADVVVVATPVDLGRILRIDAPVVRVRYDYRDRGTPTLADVIRRRFA, encoded by the coding sequence ATGAGCAGTGAGCGACGGCGCGTCCTCGTCCTCGGTGCGGCGGGGCGGGACTTCCACGATTTCCAGTTGGTGTTTCGCGACGACCCCGGCGTGGAGGTGGTCGCCTTTACCGCGGCGCAGCTGCCGAACATCGCGGGGCGCCGCTATCCCGCGGAGCTCGCCGGCAAGCTGTATCCCTCGGGGATCCCGATCTTGGAGGAGGCGGGCTGGGAAGAGCTGGTGCGCCGCGAGCGGGTGGACGAGGTCGTGTTCGCCTACAGCGACGTGCCCCACGGAACCATCATGGACTACGCGGAGCGCGCGGTGGCGCTGGGGGCGGACTTTCGTCTGCTCGGGACGCGGCCGACCATGCTGCGCAGCGAAAAGCCGGTGGTCAGCGTGTGCGCCGTGCGCACGGGCGTGGGTAAGAGCCCGACGTCGCGCTACGTGGCTCGCACCCTGCGGGAGATGGGCAAACGCGTGGCGGTGGTGCGCCACCCGATGCCCTATGGCGATCTGGCGGCACAGGCCGTGCAGCGCTTCGCGACACTGGCGGACATGGCGGCGGCGGACTGCACCATCGAAGAGCGGGAAGAGTACGAACCGCACGTGGAAATGGGCGGCGTGGTGTTTGCCGGCGTGGACTACGAGCGCATCCTGCGCGCCGCGGAGGCCGAGGCCGACGTGGTGCTGTGGGACGGCGGCAACAACGACTTGCCCTTCTTCGTTCCGGATCTGGAGATCGTGCTGGTGGATCCGCACCGGCCGGGAGACGAGCTCGCGTACTACCCCGGGGAGGCGAACCTGCTCCGGGCGGATGTCGTCGTGCTCACCAAGCTCGACAGCGCGGATCCGGACAAGGCGGACGCCGTGCGCCGGAGCGTGGCGCGCCTGAACCCGGGCGCCACGGTGGTGGAGAGCGAGATGCCCGCCGTGGTCGAAGGCGCCGAAAAGCTTCGCGGCGCCCGGGCCCTGGTGATCGAGGACGGCCCCACGCTCACCCATGGTGGCATGCGTTACGGCGCTGGAGTTCTCGCCGCCCGCGCTGCCGGCGTGAAAGAGCTCGTCGACCCACGGCCCCACGCCGTGGGCAGCCTGAAGGACACGTTCGCGCGCTACCCGCACCTCAGCGAGCTGCTGCCGGCCATGGGTTACGGAAAGGAGCAGGTGGACGAGCTGTCCGAGACCATCCGCGGCGCCAAGGCGGACGTGGTGGTCGTCGCCACGCCGGTGGATCTCGGCCGCATCCTCCGCATCGACGCGCCGGTCGTGCGCGTCCGCTACGACTACCGCGATCGCGGCACGCCGACCCTGGCGGACGTGATTCGCCGTCGGTTCGCCTGA
- a CDS encoding SDR family oxidoreductase, which translates to MQTNKVALVSGANKGIGHEIARQLAGRGLIVLLGSRDLGRGDAAARELDGDVRAIQLDVTSTDSIAAAVARIDAELGRLDVLVNNAGIARSNAESDASLENIRRRGLPSAARLSEIREVFEVNVFGVIALTQALLPLLRRAPEGRIVNVSSGLGSLTRTSAMPAELRGIGGVAYGPSKSALNAVTVAFAQELEHTPIKVNAACPGFTATDLNNHSGPRSTVEAAREPVRLALLPADGPTGTLSDDEGLLPW; encoded by the coding sequence ATGCAAACAAACAAGGTCGCCCTGGTGAGCGGGGCAAACAAGGGGATCGGGCATGAGATCGCACGGCAGCTCGCGGGGCGTGGCTTGATCGTGCTGCTCGGCTCGCGAGACTTGGGCCGCGGAGACGCTGCCGCTCGAGAGCTGGACGGCGACGTGCGGGCGATTCAGCTGGACGTGACCAGCACCGACTCGATTGCAGCGGCCGTGGCGCGAATCGATGCCGAGCTCGGACGCCTCGACGTATTGGTGAACAACGCCGGTATCGCTCGCTCCAACGCCGAAAGCGACGCCTCCCTCGAGAACATCCGGCGCCGCGGTCTGCCGAGCGCCGCGAGGCTCTCGGAGATCCGCGAGGTGTTCGAGGTCAACGTGTTCGGCGTCATCGCGCTCACGCAGGCGCTGCTGCCGCTCTTGCGGCGAGCGCCCGAGGGTCGAATCGTGAACGTGTCGAGCGGTCTGGGCTCGCTGACCCGCACCTCGGCGATGCCGGCCGAGCTACGCGGCATTGGGGGAGTCGCCTATGGCCCGTCCAAGAGCGCGTTGAACGCCGTGACGGTCGCGTTCGCGCAGGAGCTCGAGCACACGCCGATAAAGGTCAACGCTGCGTGTCCAGGGTTCACGGCGACGGACCTCAACAATCACTCGGGACCGCGGAGCACCGTCGAAGCGGCACGTGAGCCGGTGCGGCTGGCCTTGTTGCCGGCGGATGGACCAACTGGAACCTTGTCGGACGACGAAGGTTTGCTCCCCTGGTAG
- the nuoB gene encoding NADH-quinone oxidoreductase subunit NuoB yields the protein MGELKNPTTEEVLETGAGQGFATTRFQDILAWAQKYSLFMYPFVTACCGMEFMAVSSPRFDFARFGAEAPRFSPRQSDLLWVVGTITQRQAPVLKRIYEQMAEPKWVLAFGTCASVGGFYDNYACVAGIDKIIPCDIYIPGCPPRPEAILDGLMLLQDKIQSGDRRPRVVKPRFDPIANPDLGVVQLRKSKHG from the coding sequence ATGGGAGAGCTGAAGAACCCCACTACTGAAGAGGTGCTGGAGACCGGAGCCGGACAAGGCTTCGCCACCACGCGCTTTCAGGACATCTTGGCCTGGGCGCAGAAGTACTCACTGTTCATGTACCCCTTCGTCACCGCCTGCTGCGGGATGGAGTTCATGGCGGTGAGCAGCCCGCGCTTCGACTTCGCGCGGTTCGGCGCGGAGGCGCCGCGGTTTTCCCCGCGGCAGAGCGACCTGTTGTGGGTGGTGGGCACCATCACCCAGCGCCAGGCCCCGGTTCTCAAGCGGATTTACGAGCAAATGGCGGAGCCCAAGTGGGTGCTCGCCTTCGGCACCTGCGCTTCCGTGGGCGGCTTCTACGACAACTACGCCTGCGTCGCCGGCATCGACAAGATCATCCCCTGCGACATCTACATTCCGGGCTGTCCCCCGCGGCCGGAGGCGATCTTGGACGGGCTGATGCTGCTGCAGGACAAGATCCAGAGCGGGGATCGTCGTCCGCGAGTCGTCAAGCCTCGCTTCGATCCCATCGCCAATCCGGACCTGGGCGTCGTGCAGCTTCGCAAGTCGAAGCACGGCTGA
- a CDS encoding helix-turn-helix transcriptional regulator, translating into MLSQFEPLPLAFSGLRATRLVSTVPYVGMKEHYAVARVESGHSEWWSRGRVWRSAPGGLQLQGPGDVHRDVSRQGPIVYQIVSFPTDTVERLAGKMVLRPTLDADDPLGAPFQRLHDAVQRRAERFELEVLTTEAIAALVAVGSWRSQETRPVRRALELLRERMAEAITLDDLAAYAGLDKYHLCRAFRRQIGLPPHSYLTRLRVMHAKRLLHAGVRPTEVAAQVGLYDQSQLNRHFRKLVGTTPGRYFAQVSASKRA; encoded by the coding sequence GTGCTGTCTCAGTTCGAGCCGCTGCCGCTTGCGTTTTCTGGCCTACGCGCGACGCGTCTGGTCAGCACGGTGCCCTATGTTGGCATGAAGGAGCACTACGCGGTAGCGCGGGTCGAGAGCGGACACTCGGAGTGGTGGAGCCGCGGTAGGGTGTGGCGCAGCGCGCCCGGCGGGCTGCAGCTTCAGGGTCCGGGCGACGTCCACCGGGACGTGTCGCGCCAGGGGCCCATCGTCTATCAGATCGTCAGCTTCCCCACGGACACCGTCGAGCGGCTCGCCGGCAAGATGGTGCTTCGGCCGACACTGGACGCTGACGACCCACTCGGCGCGCCGTTTCAAAGGCTGCACGACGCCGTTCAGCGCCGCGCAGAGCGCTTCGAGCTGGAGGTTCTGACCACCGAGGCCATCGCGGCCCTCGTCGCGGTCGGCAGCTGGCGTAGCCAAGAGACACGACCCGTGCGACGGGCGCTCGAGCTCCTGCGTGAGCGCATGGCCGAAGCCATCACACTGGACGACCTGGCCGCCTACGCGGGGCTCGACAAGTACCACTTGTGCCGCGCTTTTCGCCGTCAGATCGGCCTACCGCCGCACAGCTACCTGACGCGGCTGCGCGTGATGCACGCGAAGCGATTGTTGCATGCGGGCGTGCGACCCACCGAGGTCGCCGCGCAGGTCGGCCTCTACGACCAGAGCCAACTCAATCGGCATTTCCGCAAGCTGGTCGGCACCACACCAGGCCGCTACTTCGCGCAGGTTTCGGCCAGCAAGCGCGCCTAG
- a CDS encoding tetratricopeptide repeat protein: MSEAQRLYQESRDLFVRGLHAEALATVERALALEPALENGDNFAGWICMNVPSRSRADLERAVAHFEAALDRDPGDGTPLVNLADALLALGRGDEAARRVSEHKSARALNWLGWYYTERDLPRAIELLERAVRTGGWWGPAHLNLARAYEMAGRDDDAYERYGSALMSKDCQDPARCHARRAAIEERRGRVHHALSSIRRARTREQRDPRGRDLGWAGEESRFIEILSGRREYFPHVVSEARWMDLEIRAQREGLGLDHEHGAPSAREVGALLRRAREADQSGDTLDAIESVLVHLELAPELSNRAFELDLRVPVLELLDAAWLRFHYFLYQDLSRREIPPDPIETALREGRADDAVALLRAKDTNALVDAIGQFERAGEHAAMIGKKADAITLLQVALDGYTVFASWSTSGGEGMARMLDVDRIKKRLADIRRDAV, translated from the coding sequence ATGAGCGAGGCCCAGAGGCTGTATCAGGAGAGCCGCGATCTGTTCGTTCGCGGGCTGCACGCCGAAGCGCTGGCGACGGTGGAGCGCGCTCTCGCGCTGGAGCCGGCGCTGGAGAACGGCGACAACTTCGCGGGCTGGATTTGCATGAACGTTCCGTCGCGCTCCCGCGCGGATCTGGAGCGCGCCGTGGCTCACTTCGAGGCCGCGTTGGACAGGGATCCGGGAGACGGCACGCCGCTCGTGAACCTGGCGGACGCGCTCTTGGCGCTCGGTCGCGGGGACGAGGCCGCGCGGCGCGTGTCGGAGCACAAGTCCGCGCGGGCTCTGAACTGGCTCGGTTGGTACTACACCGAGCGCGATCTGCCGCGGGCCATCGAGCTCCTGGAACGTGCCGTTCGCACCGGGGGCTGGTGGGGGCCGGCGCACCTGAACTTGGCGCGGGCGTACGAGATGGCGGGGCGCGACGACGACGCCTACGAGCGCTACGGCTCCGCGCTCATGTCCAAGGACTGCCAAGATCCGGCGCGCTGCCACGCGCGGCGCGCGGCGATCGAGGAGCGGCGAGGGCGAGTGCACCACGCGCTGTCGTCCATTCGCCGGGCGCGAACCCGTGAGCAGCGCGATCCGCGGGGTCGGGATCTCGGGTGGGCCGGGGAGGAATCCCGCTTCATCGAGATCTTGTCGGGGCGACGCGAGTACTTCCCGCACGTCGTGAGCGAGGCGCGCTGGATGGATCTGGAGATCCGCGCTCAGCGCGAGGGACTCGGCCTCGACCACGAGCACGGCGCGCCGTCGGCGCGGGAAGTCGGCGCCCTTCTGCGGCGAGCGCGGGAGGCGGACCAAAGCGGCGACACCCTCGACGCCATCGAGAGCGTGCTGGTCCACCTGGAGCTCGCGCCGGAGCTTTCGAACCGCGCCTTCGAGCTGGATCTGCGAGTGCCGGTGCTGGAGCTGCTCGACGCCGCCTGGCTTCGCTTCCACTACTTCTTGTACCAGGACCTTTCGCGTCGCGAGATCCCGCCGGATCCCATCGAGACGGCGCTCCGCGAAGGGCGGGCGGACGACGCCGTGGCGCTCTTGCGGGCAAAGGACACGAACGCGTTGGTCGACGCCATCGGCCAATTCGAGCGGGCGGGGGAGCACGCCGCGATGATCGGAAAGAAGGCGGACGCCATCACGCTGCTTCAAGTTGCGTTGGACGGCTACACGGTGTTCGCGTCGTGGTCGACAAGCGGCGGGGAAGGCATGGCGCGAATGCTGGACGTCGATCGCATCAAGAAACGGCTTGCGGACATTCGACGCGACGCTGTGTAA